The Drosophila sulfurigaster albostrigata strain 15112-1811.04 chromosome 3, ASM2355843v2, whole genome shotgun sequence genomic sequence GTCATAAGtacaaatgtttaaatttctttaatagtaCATATAACATATCTCTTTCCTTGCATAGTTATTGGAATTTACTTTTGGATCTGTGCTTACTCTTattatcaacaaatttaagtcTTCCATAATCAACGAAAAATCGGTATTAgtgatatatttttacttttgatATGTGTTCCACACAGTGCAACACTCAAAATTCTAAACTATACTATTAATCGCTGTGATCAATATTGTAATATGTGTAGTAGGACTTTACGACACAGaaagtaataaattttttcctaaagaactttaaaatttgaaaatgccaaaataaaagATGATCATCATTCACAGAACTAGACAACGAAGCTTGGTATTATTGTATGCTTTCAGCTTATAGTTCCCATATTACGGGCTGCAGCCTGCTAATCATTTCGGTTTTTCTGGTTTGTAGTCCCAAAAGTTTACTTCAATCTTACTTACATTCTTTCCAACTACAGAACAAAAGAATATTAGTCCTATTGTATTTGGTTACGATCATTATTCGACTCACTTATAGCTCTGCTATTTTTATATGGATGAACGTAACGCACTCATATCGTCCTACTCTATGCATCttagaatatttaattctGAGTGAGCTTATgtactttttggtttttgatttatttaatcttTATCTCTTAACTCACAGCAGTCAGCCTTTATTTTTGGTTCTGCGCATACTCTTGGTACAAAGCTCTCGGTATAGAGTCATCACTGGAGGCAGAATCAGCATCAAGCTCGCAAAGAGGCAATAACACACAGGCAACTTGACAGGaatatataaatctatttttaaaatgcaatcttttaaatgaaatcttttaaatgaatcttttaaatcttttaaatgaaataaaagtgGATAGAAGTTTTTcgtaacaaaaataaatatgttgtaCATCACACCAgagaattttatatatgttactTCCTGTGAAAACATTCTGATCAAGACTTTACAATTTACATTCTGAAAAGTTTTCACATCATCTAGCCTGCATTGACCTAACAAACAATCTAGAAATCTTAGTATTGTGCTAACAATATATGATTCGTAcaataaaagttattattataacagTAAGAAAACATTACAAAACAACTCAAATAAACACTTCAAAAgaaataatctttaaaaatgattacCGTGGAGaagtttttttgctttcttgaACTAAAATGGGGAATGCTAGCTATTGgcattattcaaattattttaactCTTGTGGGTGGCTTCTTTATGCCACGTAAGTTCTTAATCGCGGTCtataataatttctattattatttttccttATTCCCAGATGGATATGAGGCATTTGCGTTTGTTCAGTTCGCTGTTTTCATactcttttttatttcgtgCATACTTTTAATTGTTGCAGCCTTTGTGGTAAGCTCTCAAATAACTTTGCTTTATCAAACATTGAATAAAAAGTTAACTAAAATCTTCGATGTTACAGCCTAAAAAGCCATTGGTGCTTTGTTATTTGATAATGGCGGCTCTTGTAATCCTAGTGGCGATTATCACTATTATAATTATCGCTATTTTGGGATATAAAGAAGTCTTATCATATATAATCAGTATCATCATAATAagtataaatgtttaattttctttaatagtACATATAACATATCTCTTTCCTTGCATAGTTCTGGGAATTTACTTTTGGATCTGTGCATACTCTTattatcaacaaatttaagtcTGTCATAAATAACGAAAAATCTGTAtgattgatatatttttagtgtgcAGAACTCAAAATTCTAAAggcaataaatacaataataataataatatgtttgACAtcccatttttaatatactaaaatctgcatatatacattttttgattCAATTCTGCTTATTTACCCTAATTacgatataaataaatattcatgcGCAAGTCTATTGCCATTGTAGTACTAACTAGTACCTCTCATTACCAACTGATGGAGCGACACGTCGTC encodes the following:
- the LOC133839816 gene encoding uncharacterized protein LOC133839816, whose product is MITVEKFFCFLELKWGMLAIGIIQIILTLVGGFFMPHGYEAFAFVQFAVFILFFISCILLIVAAFVPKKPLVLCYLIMAALVILVAIITIIIIAILGYKEVLSYIISIIIIILGIYFWICAYSYYQQI